The window GCCCtccaaataattatttctcatcCCTATAGAGGATCTAGAATTTCCTGAATCCTAGATAACGTTACATGAATGCATTataagaatatattaaaaacatgaatacattaattttttttgttttgttattgtttttaaagcCTCCCTGTTTGCCGTACGCATGGGGTTTCCATATGAAGATTTAACTACCCAAAGAtctctttcagtgttttcaaagtGGCTTAATCAAAGCTGTCAGCCAAACTACTGGAAGGTACAGTGCTGTCATGGTGAAGGGGTGGTATTATACAATTGGTACTGCCACATTACCTCTTCCTTTCAGCTTACATTGAAATTTTGCTTTGCACATGTGGAAAATAACTGTTCCACGTAATACACAGAATAATCCTGGATTTGTCAAATGCTTGGCAGACTCAGGATGAGTATTTGACTATCTCCTTAAATCTTACATTTTTGACCTTGCTTGCAATAGTCTTGGtatgggatttcttttttaacgCTCTGAATTTGGGCAGAACCTCTCATGCTAAACAAAGCAGTGAGAGTACTTTCTGATGCATGTATAAATGTCTGGAATGAAATCTTACAATAGAAGTTAGCTTCCATAAATACAATGGCTTTATGCAGAACTGTGGACACATCAGATCAGTGCAGCTGACTGTGTTAAACTTGCCTGTTGTGGTGGGcttgtttcttgttttattttggtataGCTGTTGCAGTTTTGTACATTCGTGCAGCCTCTTCATTGTTTCTTGCATGTAAAATGCTGCATTGCTGAGCCATTTTAAACCAATAcatattctcattttcagttgttAAAATATCTTTAACACTGACTTGATGTAATATCTTGATATTATTGAAGTAAAATCAATttattctttctaaaaaaaaaaaaaaacaaaaccaaacttaattttcttcattttgctgaagaatGAACTTTTCTTGACCAGTCTGTTAAGCAAAAGAGAATATCTAATTTCACCAACAATTTATTAGAAAAACCTTTTTACTATAAAATACCAGAAGTCAGTCTTCATTCTTTAAGCAAACCAAGTGTAGGATATTAGTACAGCTGCATAATTTAAATATCAGGCATATTGTCATGTATTAGTTTATAGATATTGAGTGAAACATTGTGAAATTAATCTGTAATGAAACATAATTTATTATTCATACATATAATTACAGAATGTGGTACCAGATTCTTCAAAATCCTGTGGACCATATAAGCGGCTTGAAAAAGTTTCATTTGATGAAGGGACCATTTCACAAAGAAACGTTCATAATCATGATACtattggtaaaaaaaaaactttttggTAACTCTGATCctattcttttcctccttcctctgttgATTAATTCATGCTGagtttaaagcaaaatatttcatataaaaatctgatttcataatatttcatttctatttgtaCTGATTTCAAGACTGTGTTATTTGTTAGGATCAAGTTCCTAAATgtaggatatattttttttccagtgcactGGCTGCACAGCCACTTCCTTTATCTTTTGTTGTCCCTTGCTTGTTATTACCCTTCTGCTTCTCCCTCAGACACCTTAGCACAACTGATTGGGCAAGTATATATGCTTAGAAAACTGATCAAGgttaaaaatagttatttttatcTTGACTGTTGTTAACTTAGGTCACGTCTCCCACGTAACTGTCAGACCAAGTtaaaaggctttgcagaagtggGAGAAATGGGTAAAATGTTAGACTTGTTGCCAAAGGCAGAGTTCATCAAATTGTTCTTAAACTTATAGAATAAAGCATACgtgcatttttcttctattctggCGTTTGGCTAAATCAATACATTTCGACAGAAACTGCTATCCTTAAAACGGGTTACCAGTAGTTGTCCTGAAGAATTCTAAGAGTTTACTGTCTGAGGACTGTTAATTGTTAATAATCAGCCTATCAGCTGAAATGAGCAGGCCTGACAAAGATAGCAGCTGTTGAGGGGGTGAAATGGAGATAAGCAGTTACATGTTCATGTCTTTCAAATCTATTCTTTGTAGTCTCAAACCTTATactatttggattttttttttcctcagcttaGCAGTTTGGAACTTTTTGCCTGGTGGCATTTGTAATACTGAGGGTTAATGACTTGTTTCAAGTCTGAACTTTAATTGTTCATTTCTGGTCTACCCTACTAATAACAAATCAATGTTGTACAGAAGTTAAGCAAACTATCAAATTTTCAGCCTGGTTGGTAGCTTTGTTTGTTAGTGTACGCTCTTCAATATGCTTTCAAAAACTCACAGATTGTGGAGTGTTAAGATGAGATGGGAATATGTTGTATATCACATCCTGAATTGTATTTCTGTCATTAATCAGCCCTAAGCTGTTTTGTAGTAAATATTATGCTTATATTTGTACTTTAACCTCTTTTGTCCCATTGTTTGTTCTCTATTTGTAATGTCTTCTTGACTAACATATTTTGAGAAGAGTCTTCATTCAAGATGTATTTAGGAAGTTGTTGGGAACTGATGCCCTACCAGTTTGTTTGCAGGTGCTAATGCTTGCCTTAGACTCAGTGCCTCTTTTAGattttactgatgaaaaaaCTTTTCTATGAGAAGGAAGTACTGTctcatgaaaacagaaagccagAAATCAAATTTTGGATTCAGTTTCTAGGTTCTGTCTTTGTAGTGAAGCTAATGTCAGCAAATTTTGATCTCTCTTAAAGAGGTTAAGTCTTGCCTTATGGAAAAGCAGCTGACTCCAAAACCTATTGTAAGTGTTGATATAAACTTCTCTAGTCTGAGGCAATGGCTTCTTTGTCAGCAAAAAATTAGCAAGAAATAGGCTAATCCACATATCTGACTGCCTGTTGTataattcttgtttctttggtAGGCTGTATTTGATTTGTCAAATCTAAGCTCatcttctgacttttttttgttctccatcAAGCACCATTTGAAGAATTCACAAACTTTATTCTGAGCGACACTGGGTCCTGGTTCTCTACCAAGAAAGATAGGTCCATACCAGGAGCAAGTGGTTGCTTGTTCAGCAGTAATGTGCAGCTTTGATTAGAAAATCAGTTAACTGTTTTAGATTCCTCTTTGGGCTTGTGTAACACATCCAAAAAAAGTTTGCAAATGagtttttacaaataaattccTCAAGAGTacaatttttctgtgtttcagcatATTGATAACTAAAAAAGTCTGTATATTAAGGTTCTGTGTGATGGTAACCATAGTGACAGTTTAACAAATTTGTCTGAAGTGTGTCTGAGTATGTTTCATACCTGTTGAAAATTTTAGGTATGGTTGTAATTGGTAAGAGTGGAACTGTTGCTTCTGGGACATCTACTAATGGTGGCGTCCACAAAATTCCAGGGTTAGTATTGCtaattttgcaaagaaaacttttttgtttcatttcttttgttaatcTTATGTTAAGATGAAACAGTGTATATTTTGGAGAGTGACAATCACAAAATCATCTTAGTTATGGCAAGACGCTGCCATAAATCCAAATACtaggaaataaatacaacttGTGTGAGggagtgtttgttttcctgatttaaTTGTTAAACTGTTTTAATTCTTCATGCAGGCACACAAAAAAACTGGCACGTTTGTGAAGTAAATTTAAGGCAAGGCACTAGAGATGAGTGAGCCTTTTTGAAAGGGGCACTTTCtccaaataaatatatacagaatCAGAGCCCCAGGCTTGGGTTTTgtctttgagattttttttctgcccagtTTGGAATATTGTCAACCAATTCAGACAGCTTCTGGATTTAGCAAGAGTTATTGAACATAGTAGTTGCCCTAGCCACTCATTTTTGCCCACTGGCTAAACCTTACCACCCTAGCTATATTCAGTATAATAACAAAGAGGTGCACACTGAAGGTGGACTGAGCCTCGGGTCAGTGAAGTTATCACAGATCACATTTGTCAGTGGTTTTTATGACAAGACTTCTGACTGCAGTAAAGTGACCTCTTTACCTGTTGTGTTCTCCTATGAGTTTAACATTAACCAAGCTGGAGATGCTGAAGCTGACGAAGTTAGTAGAGTACTCAAGTCGTAAGAACTTGCTGATATCGGGCCAGAAGCTGTTACATTAATATGATCTCATTGGCTTAagtaaatttcagttttcttttgtagaaTACTTTCTCTTCATTGTTCACTGCAGCCGTGTAGGAGACTCTCCAATAGCTGGAGCAGGATCCTATGCCGATAGtacagctggaggagctgcagctacTGGGGATGGTGATACCATGATGCGCTTCTTACCCAGGTTTGTCCTTAGGGAAGACTTCTCtagctttcaaaaacaaaatgtaagcTCAGCAAATTGAGTAATTGATTGAAAGACTGTCTGACTTATTGGTTCTTGAAGTGGGAGAGAAAGGACTGTAAGGAGGAAGAACAGTAGCAAGATCAAGTCATCCTTATGACTTAATACTTAAATACTGCCTAGCTGAGAGCAAACAGACAGCAGTAATGAGTGTATTACCAACCTGCATGTTCTTTAACAGAACTGATGAGCTTTTTGCTTCTAAGTGTTTTGTTGTGGGGGAAATAAGTCTtataaactgcagaaaatatgaTGAGTGATTCTCAGATTACTGAGGAATGTGGGGGAGGGGTCACTGTAACAATGTTGTGTAATTGATATCTAATTTGAAACTGGAAGAGATGGCTTAGTGCTGCCCTTGTGGCTGCATAAACTGTAAAATATAATTGTTTTCATCACTGAGTCTTGACAGTCATTCCAGTGAGCCAGTCTCAAAAGGAAAGCTTTATGGAAGCCTATGCTGAACGTAAGGAGCACTGATGCTTGAAGGAAACTAAAGCAGTGGCCTTTACATTACTCAAGCACTCCTTCTGAAACTCTGGCATTTATGAATGCCTACTGAcagatgtgtatttttaagaGTTATAGTCCTGAATGAGTGTGAAGCTGTTCCAAGACAGTCctgaaataaaagacaaagtaaTTCACAACTTTGTGAACTACTTTGAGGAATCAGATACTGGTGATAGTTATGAGTTGGGTTCCACCAGGAGATTAATCAGCAAAAACATACATTACTCTTTAGCAGCCTGAAAAATTTGTTTGTAATGCTTTAAACATTTCATGTTTGGTTCAGTTGGTTTTAGAGACCTCAGACTAGATGGTTAGTTGCAGGTCCCTTGTAGAACAGATCTTTCTTAATTTCATATCTAATTATTcccaaacaaaaatgaagacataTTCTCGTAGGAATAGAATTGATCCACCAGATAACCAGGAGGTGTCAAATCAAGGGCAAAATTTCTACTAGTTTCTGACTGCTTTTTTGAGACGATAGCATCTTACTTTATTTTGATTATTGAAGGTACCCCTGTGAAATATAGCTTTATATTTAGGTAGCTACAGTTAGACAACTTGAACCTTTGCGATTAGTATTAAAAATCAAGGGTAACAGGAAGTCTGAGAATGCAAGGGAACTTCTCTTCTGAGGTGCTCTGATAACATCTATAGTTAATGCTGTCTGTGGATGAGTGTTTGTCAGTGTAACAAGTTgaggtatttatttatgtatcttTCATCAAGACAAAATTTagtgttgtttgcttttgagtAAATTATGCATTATCATTTaatcttctgcttctgaaagtaAACGACAATAAAAGGTTGGATTGCTGGTTGGTTTTCCTCTGATGACATCTTGGAAATGCAAGTGGTCTATCTCAAACTTTGTGTGTGTTGTCACTTGTGGAGTGATActctaaatgcaaaataatcaaaatgaatttcctttgtaagatttattattatttttaaatattatcttACAAAAGTTTTGAAGGTAGCCTGGAGTCTTGATCTAAACTTTATACTTTCATATTTATGAGTGGAAAGCTTTGTCAATTTTGAGTTTTTCTGAAGATTGTGTctcctgaaaaatgtttttaatgctcACTGGTATAAATAAACGGGGGGCTGTAATTCCAGAGAtcgttttgttgttgttattttttttttcaaacaaatgaaattacCTTTAGAAACAGTACCAAAAAGTATTGTCTAATAACACTTTATATTCAAGTTGAATAATAATTGCTTAATTGCTAAtttgaagtttgttttcatAACTCAAAGGAATCTAAATTTCTCACAGTAATATCTAACCTGAGTTTGGCTAACTCTCTAGACGTGGAGATGTTATTACTtagttttttttcacttgtttgttttagctATCAAGCAGTGGAGTATATGAGGATGGGAACAGACCCAACAATAGCCTGTCAGAAAGTTATTTCCAGGATTCAGAAGTATGTTCCAAAGTTCTTTGGTGCCGTTATATGTGCCAATACAACTGGAAGTTATGGTACGTCTCTTGCTCAACAGACCAATTTTGTTGACCCTAACTAGGTCACCGATATGCAAAATTTATGGTGGACTTCAAAACAGCAGTCATTAATTACTCATTAAATACTGCAGCGGTATGGCCATTCATAATATCAAATGCTGGTTATCAGGGCAACTGTCCTACTGTgaaattaagatattttaatttatctctgcattttgatattttagaTGTTTACAAAATTTATGTAAGAATTagtaaaaatcaaaaatatttacaatctTCATGTGCTCTCCTGGACTGCGTAAGATTAAtttaaaggtttttaaaaaatacgGCATAAGGCAGGGAGATTGTGGTTGTTAAGCATAGCTTCAAAGCAGTCCAAGATCAGTCATTGTGCCAGGCATCTCATTAGCAAACTCTCAGATCAGTGGCAAATATAATTTACTAATCAACACAGCTTATTTAGTTAGACTGCTTATTGCTATTCTTTGATCTTTTATGTCGCGTAGTTCTGTGTTTAAGAGATTAGAGTTGGAGGAACTCATTAAGTTAATCAGGATTGaaagacagatattttttttcccaaacctATGGTACTGTTTTGAGTTGTATTATACAACAGTCAGTAGCACagtattttacttaaaaataaatactttcaagATGTCTTGAGTTAAACAGATTGTAAAAGAATAATTGCACCATTGTAGAAGAATTAGTATTTGGGTGTTTAGATGATAAAGTACTCTAATAAATACACTAATCCTAAATTTATCAGgttatgtatttctttctttcctaggTGCTGCATGTAATAAAATTCCAGGATTCACTCAGTTTCACTTCATGGTTTTTAGCCCTCTGCAAAGTCAGCCAGCTGAGCAAGTAGTAgattgcatttaatttcttttaccCTATTAACATCTAAACTTAGAGGGGGAGAGTGCTAAGATTCCTAAGgcatcactttttaaaatgtttcttcagtttCGTTGTTTCATAATAGTGTGAACAAGTATAAAGATATGTTGATGTGGAAGCTTCACTGTTTTTAGTGTGTTCTGTTCTCATATTGTgtagtgcctcaccactctttcagtaaaaaatttcttcctaacatctaacataaatctcccttcatttagcttaaagccattctcccttaTCCTGcacatctgtttgttttctgctaggGAAGAATTTTCAAGCTTTAGGTTATGATAATATTGTTTTCTTGATCAACAAGTAGGAGTTCACATCTAACTAGCCTTCTGTATATGCCCAGTACTGGGTATACTGTGCCCAGAGCACCCAGTAATGCATTTTCTAATATGAAGAAGCCCTTCATGCCCTGAGACAGGGAAAGCCAATGGAAGGCACATCTATTGTTACAAAGAGTAGTTAATGGTGGCATGCTATTTATAAAGGTGAAAATGCAAGATATGAATGAATGTTAACATTGGagatattcattttaaatggtgTCATTTGCATTCAGACAGTACATGCAGAGGCTAGAAAGGAGGAAGGCATTAACTCTCCCTTTCATTATTCATTTgacaaattatttctaaatgatTTCAGAGAGGTATTTTAGAGAGAGATTTTAAGAAGTGGACTCTGTGTAGTTTCAGGAAAGTGgataaaactgcaaaattatAGTTAGTGCTGGCACTTTCACAGTTAACATAGGGggattctgctttattttaaaaaaattatttaaaaatcaacatttaAGTGAAATGGCTGAAATTAATATGCCTCACTACTGAAGTCACTTAAATTGGGAATGTAATAGATGTTACCTTACATCTCAACTCTTAAATTTTCACAAACATAACAGTCAAACTGTGGTTTTAAATACCACACAAGGTTATCTATTGTATATTCACACACTGTatatcatagaatgacttaggttggaaggaagcgcaaggatcatcgagttctaagccccctgccacaggcagggctacCAACCTCTAGATGTGATACTAGACcatgttgcccagggctccatccaaaATGCCACGTTTCACCCACTTTTTTGGGAAGCAGAACTTTGGTCACtggaaaaaagtctttgaaagaAAGCTCACAAAGTGGACAGGTTATTATATACCAAGTACAAAGATGAAGCATCTAACAGCTCTTctactgtttcttctttcttaagaGCTAAATAAGCAAAAGTGGTGTATAATAACCACTGACAAGGCATtcacttttccatttaaaaacaagtatttgGCAGAAATCTGGAATAAAGggcagggagaagaaagggcTCTGCCTCTACATAGAAGATTGATTTTGAGAATTGTTTAATTGTCATTCTGAGATTTAGTcctggttttcctttctcttgaaaagaaaactacATGCAAATGCTAGCaagcaaggaaagggaaatgaagagcAGTGGTGAAGATTTTAAAGTCTTAATTAAAGGACTGAGAAATGAGGGAACTTGTTTCAAAATAGCTGAAAATGCCTTCGAGTGGAGAGGACATCCAAACATCCCTGTTAGTACAAGTTTTCAAGGAGTGTTGAAATCTGTTGACTGCAAATGGGGTGTTAGACAGGTTTTCCACATTGCAAATTAAATTATGAATCTTAATCACAGTGATTTGTCATGAGTGTGCTGTGTGCTTATATTTTCCTATAACACACTACCGCTGCAAACATGCAATTGCTTACCTAAAGCGTGGTAGTTATCtatagcaaaaacaaacaaacaaacaaaacaactgttttAATCACTTTCTTCAGCATCTTGAGGATTGTTCTGCAGGTATTTATGATCTGTTTGCAACCTTAAGTTTACtaggaaaaattttttttaaaaaaagggggggggggattcaagcaaggaaaacaagtaCACCTTTTCATAAACACTTGAATTATTCTTTGTTtactttaataattttttttttttgtaataaaagcaCACTTTAATGTATCTATTATAAGTAAGGTTGTTTGGGTGCTTGTGTATTGTGCCTTAGAATGATTCTTACCGTGTGTTCCAAGATGGATGTTCAGAAGCTGGAGAAAACATTCAAACTACAATAGTCATCTTTTGTGGTCTGCTGTTGAACTAGATCAGCAAACTCACTTATTTGGAAGATTCACTTCTGTCTCTGGAGCACCTAATAGCACAGAGTTCACAATAGGCCACACCAAGCTTTTGTCAAAGGAGCTCTTAT of the Numida meleagris isolate 19003 breed g44 Domestic line chromosome 4, NumMel1.0, whole genome shotgun sequence genome contains:
- the AGA gene encoding N(4)-(beta-N-acetylglucosaminyl)-L-asparaginase, translated to MRGREGAAGRSAAMAAAGAVRLLLIGVQLVGLCGAAGTATATLPIVINTWAFRKATETAWRTLQLGGSELDAVEKGCGQCEIDQCDGSVGYGGSPDESGETTLDAMIMDGNTMEVGAVADLRHVKNAIGVARKVIEHTKHTLLVGESASLFAVRMGFPYEDLTTQRSLSVFSKWLNQSCQPNYWKNVVPDSSKSCGPYKRLEKVSFDEGTISQRNVHNHDTIGMVVIGKSGTVASGTSTNGGVHKIPGRVGDSPIAGAGSYADSTAGGAAATGDGDTMMRFLPSYQAVEYMRMGTDPTIACQKVISRIQKYVPKFFGAVICANTTGSYGAACNKIPGFTQFHFMVFSPLQSQPAEQVVDCI